One Setaria viridis chromosome 5, Setaria_viridis_v4.0, whole genome shotgun sequence genomic region harbors:
- the LOC117857951 gene encoding uncharacterized protein gives MEERTCTGTCLPAPAPGEVASSNSWPMAITGAAAAASARSTLTAKTLRNKGGTTDYTKGAFRKFEENQCAIAVQRFGEPFRDREVSNIAFEERSFGEIVKPGQITYPISTNYVVDLSSLVVSLALFDGDKMLFACSGIPLPHGRTRESLTTFVTSAHLVRQFNENRNKDDKLRVAVRLPNNRTTDGFLGLYDKDIAIVTCYGFLGVCPIDLDLMATPSPGDSVQAAGRAFNSGSLMAMRGSLYEKRHLQNLDHLNTWGSDSQDISKAVLGGPLLGCDNKILGINLDICDPGDANLRCTFLSMDLLCKRLKHFQIINPKKLHFRGYTLPKHVSSVVPSGFMQTICRLKSCGYPIPPPLVLEFNGQLLNHFEECFGELLPWKGYPYHQTPRGSGERVWNHLPKEIVTDVSRCVVSLASFNGYVRSFACTGLLIKWHGSKAKHTVILTSASLVRGRCNEDSIDNSLTIEVFLPPNQRAGGTLEFYNLDYNIAIVSLKKNFSAIRPDDIFIESAQNSSKKVVAIGRDAKFGILMAASGEAKRGNRGCKLDCKNVQVSTCKIKKAGIGGPLINLNGSFVGMNFYDGSGVTPFLPRHKIVEVLSGVNSLPSECGYNHPIPVNVGGGTKNGIQKNRWPVPEPYWYHGSLDVNIRDHLGGKHIGRRLQ, from the exons ATGGAGGAGAGAACTTGCACGGGCACCTGCTTGCCTGCTCCAGCGCCGGGGGAGGTCGCGAGCAGCAACAGCTGGCCGATGGCCAtcacgggcgcggcggcggcggcgagtgcccGGAGCACTCT GACTGCAAAGACCCTGCGGAACAAGGGGGGGACTACTGATTACACAAAAGGT GCATTTCGTAAATTTGAGGAGAATCAATGTGCTATTGCTGTGCAACGATTCGGTGAACCTTTTCGTGATAGAGAAGTTTCAAACATTGCTTTTGAGGAGAGgtcatttggtgaaatagtcaAACCTGGTCAAATAACTTATCCAATCAGTACTAATTATGTTGTGGATTTGTCTTCCTTGGTCGTCTCGCTCGCTttgtttgatg GAGATAAGATGTTATTTGCATGCTCGGGCATACCTTTACCTCACGGAAGAACTAGAGAAAGCCTAACAACATTTGTGACATCAGCACATTTGGTTAGACAATTCAACGAGAATAGAAATAAAGATGATAAGTTGAGG GTTGCAGTGCGCCTTCCTAATAATAGAACTACCGATGGGTTCTTAGGACTATATGATAAAGACATTGCTATCGTCACATGCTATGGCTTCCTAGGAGTCTGTCCTATAGATCTGGATCTTATGGCAACACCTTCACCTGGTGATAGTGTGCAAGCTGCTGGGCGTGCCTTCAACTCTGGCAGTTTGATGGCCATGCGTGGATCTCTGTATGAGAAACGCCACCTTCAAAACCTGGACCACCTCAACACCTGGGGTTCTGATAGTCAAGATATCTCTAAG GCTGTACTTGGAGGGCCACTTCTGGGGTGCGATAATAAAATTCTTGGGATAAACTTAGATATTTGTGACCCTGGTGATGCAAATTTGAGATGCACATTCCTATCAATGGACTTACTTTGCAAACGCTTGAAGCATTTTCAGATAATCAA tcctaaaaaactacaCTTCCGTGGATATACGTTGCCTAAACATGTATCAAGCGTAGTTCCTTCAG GGTTTATGCAAACTATTTGCAGGTTAAAGTCCTGTGGTTATCCCATTCCACCACCTCTTGTGCTCGAAT TCAATGGGCAATTGCTTAATCATTTTGAAGAATGCTTTGGTGAATTACTTCCTTGGAAAGGGTATCCCTATCATCAAACACCCCGTGGCTCTGGGGAGCGTGTCTGGAATCATCTTCCGAAAGAAATTGTGACAGATGTATCCCGTTGTGTTGTCTCACTTGCTTCATTCAATG GGTATGTGAGATCTTTTGCATGCACAGGCTTGCTTATAAAGTGGCATGGAAGCAAAGCTAAGCACACTGTCATCCTGACTTCAGCCAGTTTGGTTAGAGGTCGTTGTAATGAGGATAGCATTGATAATAGCTTGACG ATTGAGGTGTTTCTCCCACCGAATCAACGTGCTGGTGGGACATTGGAATTTTATAATTTAGACTATAACATTGCTATTGTCAGTCTCAAGAAGAATTTCAGTGCTATTCGTCCGGACGACATCTTCATTGAAAGTGCACAAAACTCATCTAAAAAGGTTGTAGCTATAGGGCGTGATGCTAAATTTGGTATATTAATGGCCGCAAGTGGTGAAGCGAAGCGTGGAAACAGGGGTTGCAAACTTGATTGCAAAAATGTTCAGGTGTCTACTTGTAAAATCAAGAAG gctGGGATTGGAGGCCCGCTTATTAATCTTAATGGGAGTTTTGTTGGCATGAACTTCTACGATGGAAGCGGTGTAACTCCTTTCTTACCAAGGCACAAGATTGTTGAAGTTCTAAGTGGAGTGAATTCTTTACCATCAGAATG TGGATATAACCATCCTATACCTGTCAATGTTGGTGGTGGGACAAAGAATGGGATACAGAAAAACAG GTGGCCAGTGCCTGAGCCATATTGGTATCATGGCTCACTTGATGTGAACATTCGTGATCATCTAGGCGGCAAGCATATTGGGCGGCGTCTTCAGTAG